One part of the Arabidopsis thaliana chromosome 1 sequence genome encodes these proteins:
- a CDS encoding STAY-GREEN-like protein (unknown protein; BEST Arabidopsis thaliana protein match is: unknown protein (TAIR:AT4G11911.1); Has 216 Blast hits to 212 proteins in 76 species: Archae - 0; Bacteria - 96; Metazoa - 0; Fungi - 0; Plants - 118; Viruses - 0; Other Eukaryotes - 2 (source: NCBI BLink).), producing the protein MACYIVPYYHHPVLSHPNREIFSHRHHHHHRFCNNLLNRRISVPRSSAISDGGVSYNTLVSEAVRLLVPQANFDSSKLKVEFLGELLENKSNGGIITPRTYILSHCDFTANLTLTISNVINLDQLEGWYKKDDVVAEWKKVNDELRLHIHCCVSGMSLLQDVAAELRYHIFSKELPLVLKAVVHGDSVMFRENPELMDAYVWVYFHSSTPKYNRIECWGPLKDAAKGKQQGNHQGFLSSTTSRKLIRHKSIFHTLFTFLL; encoded by the exons ATGGCCTGTTACATCGTTCCTTATTACCACCATCCTGTTTTGTCTCATCCCAATAGAGAAATCTTCAGTCAccgtcaccaccaccaccaccgtttCTGCAACAATCTCTTGAATAGAAGAATTAGTGTTCCTCGAAGCTCCGCTATTAGTGACGGTGGTGTCTCCTACAATACTCTAGTCTCCGAG GCGGTGAGGCTTTTGGTTCCACAAGCAAACTTTGATTCTTCAAAGCTTAAAGTTGAGTTCTTAGGAGAGTTATTGGAGAACAAGAGTAACGGAGGAATTATTACGCCGCGGACTTATATTCTTTCGCATTGTGACTTCACTGCTAACTTAACGTTAACAATCTCAAACGTTATCAATCTGGATCAACTAGAAGGCTGGTACAAGAAAGATGATGTGGTTGCTGAGTGGAAGAAGGTGAATGATGAGCTGCGTTTACATATTCATTGTTGTGTGAGTGGTATGAGTTTATTGCAGGATGTTGCTGCTGAGCTTAGGTATCATATTTTCTCCAAGGAATTGCCTTTG GTACTTAAAGCTGTGGTGCATGGAGATTCAGTTATGTTTAGAGAGAATCCTGAGCTAATGGATGCTTATGTATGGGTTTATTTCCATTCAAGCACACCTAAGTACAATCGGATCGAGTGTTGGGGACCTCTTAAGGATGCTGCGAAG GGAAAGCAGCAGGGCAATCATCAAGGCTTCTTGAGTTCGACGACTTCGAGGAAATTGATTCGACATAAGTCTATCTTCCATACCTTATTTACGTTTCTTCTGTGA
- a CDS encoding Cysteine/Histidine-rich C1 domain family protein (Cysteine/Histidine-rich C1 domain family protein; CONTAINS InterPro DOMAIN/s: DC1 (InterPro:IPR004146), C1-like (InterPro:IPR011424); BEST Arabidopsis thaliana protein match is: Cysteine/Histidine-rich C1 domain family protein (TAIR:AT1G44030.1); Has 1404 Blast hits to 613 proteins in 23 species: Archae - 0; Bacteria - 0; Metazoa - 2; Fungi - 6; Plants - 1393; Viruses - 0; Other Eukaryotes - 3 (source: NCBI BLink).) — MDSESESKLISFISQLVSRNNTDSENISCMIQTISLVSSMDLKSQPKPESKLMSLVTQTISLFNSMDLSSQPEPLRKLISLIIEKLSHLNSVDSDYEPKPDSEFMSTFYETYKLQPRPEIISIIHQIYSLFISTDTNKVITLVRSLDLDYSEPEPESEFISVVAVVKQIMSFANSISNSEPEWQFISSMTEMIRLISSIDLEPEWEPPMQLVALFTHTFSLLYYLDRDSELYTLIAQIIFIIDYTDSEPESEWGLDQLMSLSPQWKVQLVQGKFHVTGKIERKNKEKGKCQPENRHRLYLAKGEEASHFICKDCNGEDHIECEKTPVEVKHLLHPKHSLQLVSQKSSIIQTRKCFCCDEDLKKIFYYCTGCDYDMNIACAEKPPVLFIDRPKWHADTLALFQRQAFLTCNVCAVADSSSPIYMCPPCDFVVHQRCTGLPRVIRISRHRHRISFTTSFDEGDWSCGVCRRKIDNDYGGFSCIKDGCSYAAHSRCATQKNVWDGIDLEGVPEEIEEEEVEPFVTISKGVIHHFSHQNHHLRLDENRDRIYDENKLCQACIMPIYFGNFFSCMQCDYILQ; from the exons ATGGATTCAGAGTCAGAGTCAAAGCTCATATCATTCATTTCTCAATTAGTGTCTCGCAACAATACGGACTCGGAGAACATATCATGCATGATACAAACAATCTCTCTGGTCAGCTCAATGGATTTGAAGTCGCAGCCGAAGCCGGAGTCGAAGCTCATGTCGCTCGTTACtcaaacaatctctctcttcaacTCCATGGATTTGAGTTCCCAACCCGAGCCACTGAGGAAGCTCATATCACTCATTATTGAAAAACTGTCTCACCTCAACTCGGTAGATTCCGATTATGAGCCAAAGCCAGACTCAGAGTTCATGTCAACCTTTTATGAAACATACAAGCTCCAGCCGAGGCCAGAGATCATATCAATCATCCATCAAATATACTCCCTCTTTATCTCCACAGACACAAA TAAAGTAATCACTCTCGTACGCTCTCTTGATTTGGATTATTCAGAGCCGGAGCCAGAGTCGGAGTTCATTTCAGTGGTAGCAGTCGTTAAGCAAATAATGTCTTTTGCCAACTCTATATCAAATTCAGAACCAGAGTGGCAGTTCATATCAAGCATGACTGAAATGATCCGTCTCATTAGCTCTATAGATCTAGAACCAGAGTGGGAGCCACCAATGCAGCTAGTGGCACTCTTTACACACAcgttttctcttctctactaTTTGGATCGAGATTCAGAGCTGTATACACTCATTgctcaaataatttttatcaTTGATTATACCGATTCGGAGCCGGAGTCGGAATGGGGGCTAGATCAGCTTATGTCCTTGTCCCCTCAATGGAAAGTACAACTTGTACAAGGAAAATTTCATGTAACGGGAAAAATCGAGcggaagaacaaagaaaagggGAAATGTCAACCCGAAAACCGGCATAGACTCTACTTAGCGAAAGGAGAGGAGGCTTCCCACTTTATTTGCAAAGATTGCAACGGCGAGGACCATATAGAATGTGAAAAGACACCAGTTGAGGTAAAACACCTTCTACATCCAAAGCATTCTCTTCAGCTTGTCTCACAGAAGTCGTCGATAATTCAAACCAGAAAATGCTTTTGTTGTGATGAAGATCTCAAAAAGATATTCTATTATTGCACGGGTTGCGATTATGATATGAACATAGCTTGTGCAGAGAAGCCACCAGTCTTATTTATAGACCGTCCCAAGTGGCATGCAGATACACTTGCTCTGTTTCAAAGACAAGCTTTCTTAACCTGCAATGTATGTGCCGTGGCCGATTCCAGCTCCCCTATCTATATGTGTCCCCCTTGTGATTTTGTGGTCCATCAAAGATGTACCGGCTTACCACGTGTCATAAGGATATCTCGCCATCGCCATCGTATCTCTTTCACCACTTCTTTTGACGAAGGAGATTGGTCTTGTGGTGTTTGTCGGAGAAAAATTGACAATGATTATGGGGGTTTTTCTTGTATCAAGGACGGTTGTTCGTATGCAGCACATTCAAGATGtgccacacaaaaaaatgtgtgggaTGGCATAGATCTTGAGGGAGTGCcagaagagattgaagaagaagaagttgagcCGTTTGTGACAATAAGCAAAGGAGTAATACACCATTTTAGTCATCAGAATCATCATTTGAGGCTTGATGAGAACAGAGACAGAATCTACGACGAGAACAAGCTATGTCAAGCATGCATCATGCCCATCTATTTCGGTAACTTCTTCTCATGTATGCAATGTGATTATATTCTCCAATGA
- a CDS encoding Cysteine/Histidine-rich C1 domain family protein encodes MDSDSELRLLSLISQLLSPSNTDSDAISNMIQIISMVSSLDLNTQPKPQSKLMSLITETISLFNSMNLDSQPEPLRKLVSLSIQKVSHLNSVGSDYEPKPDPEFMYMFYETFNLEPMPKLISTIDQIYSLFILPDPEPKPKPEMDPEQESKFISLLSQIYSIFAIKTNAELELRGGPEELPKFKSFISLTKQLMSLISSLDLETEPEPESEFISVVSCIKQIISFAHSISNSEPDFISSTTEMFRLISSIDLEEEPPMKLAALFQHTLSLLYSMDRDSELIILIGKIISVIDRTDSEPEAEWGLEQLISLSPQTKVKLVQGKFHVTGKIERTSKEKGRCQPKNKHRLYLESGEDASHFLCKDCNGEDHVECEKTPVEVKHLLHPKHSLQLVLQKSSITQTRKCFCCDEDLKLIFYYCTVCDYAMNIACAEKPPVLFIDHPKWHADTLALFPRQAFLTCNVCAVADSSSPIYMCPPCDFVVHLKCISLPRVIRISRHQHRISFTTSFDEGDWSCGVCRKTIDNDYGGYSCIKDGCSYAAHSRCATQKNVWDGIYLEGVPEEIEEEEVEPFVTISKGVIHHFSHQNHHLRLDENEGRVYDENKICQACIMPIYFGNFFSCMQCDYILQ; translated from the coding sequence ATGGATTCAGATTCGGAGTTGAGGCTCTTATCACTCATTTCTCAGTTACTGTCTCCCAGCAATACAGACTCAGATGCCATATCAAACATGATTCAAATAATCTCTATGGTCAGCTCATTGGATTTGAATACGCAGCCGAAGCCGCAGTCGAAGCTCATGTCACTCATTACAGAAACAATCTCCCTCTTCAACTCCATGAATTTGGATTCCCAGCCGGAGCCGCTAAGGAAGCTTGTATCACTCAGTATTCAAAAAGTATCTCACCTTAATTCTGTAGGTTCCGATTATGAGCCGAAGCCGGATCCAGAGTTCATGTACATGTTCTATGAAACATTCAACCTTGAGCCGATGCCAAAGCTTATATCAACCATCGATCAAATATACTCCCTCTTTATCTTGCCAGATCCAGAGCCAAAACCGAAGCCGGAGATGGATCCAGAGCAAGAGTCAAAGTTCATATCACTCCTTTCTCAAATATACTCAATCTTTGCGATTAAGACAAATGCGGAGTTGGAGTTGCGGGGTGGGCCGGAGGAGTTgccaaaatttaaatcattcaTATCACTTACCAAACAACTAATGTCTCTCATTAGTTCTCTAGATTTGGAGACGGAGCCGGAGCCAGAGTCGGAGTTCATTTCAGTAGTATCATGCATTAAGCAAATAATCTCTTTTGCCCACTCTATATCAAACTCGGAACCAGATTTCATATCAAGCACAACTGAAATGTTCCGTCTCATTAGCTCTATAGATCTGGAAGAGGAGCCACCGATGAAGCTAGCGGCACTTTTTCAACACAcgctttctcttctctactcAATGGATCGGGATTCAGAGCTCATAATCCTCATTGGTAAAATAATATCTGTCATCGATCGTACGGATTCGGAGCCGGAGGCCGAATGGGGGCTGGAACAGCTTATTTCCTTGTCCCCTCAAACTAAAGTAAAACTTGTACAAGGAAAATTTCATGTAACGGGGAAAATCGAGCGGACGAGCAAAGAAAAGGGAAGATGTcaacccaaaaacaaacatagacTCTACCTAGAAAGCGGAGAAGATGCTTCCCACTTTCTTTGCAAAGATTGCAACGGCGAGGACCATGTAGAATGTGAAAAGACACCGGTTGAGGTAAAACACCTTCTTCATCCAAAGCATTCTCTCCAGCTTGTTTTGCAGAAGTCGTCGATAACTCAAACCAGAAAATGCTTTTGTTGTGATGAAGATCtcaaattgatattttattattgcACGGTTTGCGATTATGCTATGAATATAGCTTGTGCAGAGAAGCCACCAGTCTTATTTATAGACCATCCCAAGTGGCATGCAGATACACTTGCTCTGTTTCCAAGACAAGCTTTCTTAACCTGCAATGTATGTGCTGTGGCCGATTCCAGCTCCCCTATCTATATGTGTCCCCCTTGTGATTTTGTGGTTCATCTAAAATGTATCAGCTTACCACGTGTCATAAGGATATCTCGCCATCAACATCGTATCTCTTTCACCACTTCTTTCGACGAAGGAGATTGGTCTTGTGGTGTTTGTCGGAAAACAATCGACAACGATTATGGGGGTTATTCTTGTATCAAGGACGGTTGTTCATATGCAGCACATTCAAGATGtgccacacaaaaaaatgtgtgggaTGGCATATATCTTGAGGGAGTGCcagaagagattgaagaagaagaagttgagcCGTTTGTGACAATAAGCAAAGGAGTAATACACCATTTTAGTCATCAGAATCATCATTTGAGGCTTGATGAGAACGAAGGCAGAGTTTACGACGAAAATAAGATATGTCAAGCATGCATCATGCCCATCTATTTCGGTAACTTCTTCTCATGTATGCAATGTGATTATATTCTCCAATGA
- a CDS encoding uncharacterized protein (unknown protein; BEST Arabidopsis thaliana protein match is: unknown protein (TAIR:AT1G15640.1); Has 211 Blast hits to 210 proteins in 16 species: Archae - 0; Bacteria - 0; Metazoa - 0; Fungi - 0; Plants - 211; Viruses - 0; Other Eukaryotes - 0 (source: NCBI BLink).), which translates to MEGPLLTKNKHIKIHGDSSSNDEHNVNITITNDSSSTPHGVNIVERCIPCTREMEWFCFIEFVLNIVQIVAAFVVVTRAKDEHPGTSFLVWIIGYTCGCVAILLIQFINRISSRSYEEIMDVLKNICEYFFVGWVVLFLWMYHSSSSSLYDNTQYFWLCMAFLAFTCIRYVPARLICSAICFIFVVIIWFCADVLGTTPSMFANAVFLIVFIGILKVIEEVIGSYCC; encoded by the exons ATGGAGGGGCCTTTGCTAACCAAGAACAAGCACATCAAAATCCATGGCGATTCTTCATCAAATGATGAGCATAATGTCAACATTACAATCACTAACGATTCTTCATCAACACCACACGGCGTTAATATTGTTGAACGGTGTATTCCATGCACAAGAGAAATGGAGTGGTTTTGTTTCATCgagtttgttttgaatattgtCCAAATTGTTGCAGCTTTTGTAGTTGTGACTCGGGCAAAAGATGAACATCCAGGAACATCATTTCTTGTATGGATCATTGGTTACACTTGTGGATGTGTTGCCATTCTTCTTATTCAGTTTATTAACCGTATTTCGTCAAG AAGCTACGAGGAGATCATGGACGTTTTGAAGAATATATGTGAATATTTCTTCGTTGGTTGGGTTGTGTTGTTTCTTTGGATGTATCATAGTAGTTCTTCATCTCTATATGATAATACTCAATATTTCTG gtTATGTATGGCTTTTCTTGCTTTCACTTGCATTCGATATGTACCGGCTCGTTTAATATGTTCAGCAATATGCTTTATTTTCGTTGTGATAATATGGTTTTGCGCCGATGTGTTAGGCACAACCCCGAGTATGTTTGCTAATGCTGTATTCCTTATAGTTTTCATTGGAATTCTTAAAGTCATTGAGGAGGTTATTGGATCCTATTGTTGTTGA
- a CDS encoding Cysteine/Histidine-rich C1 domain family protein (Cysteine/Histidine-rich C1 domain family protein; LOCATED IN: chloroplast; EXPRESSED IN: root; CONTAINS InterPro DOMAIN/s: DC1 (InterPro:IPR004146), C1-like (InterPro:IPR011424); BEST Arabidopsis thaliana protein match is: Cysteine/Histidine-rich C1 domain family protein (TAIR:AT1G44020.1); Has 1489 Blast hits to 614 proteins in 24 species: Archae - 0; Bacteria - 2; Metazoa - 6; Fungi - 4; Plants - 1474; Viruses - 0; Other Eukaryotes - 3 (source: NCBI BLink).) → MIQIISMVSSLDLNTQPKPQSKLMSLITETISLFNSMNLDSQPEPLRKLVSLSIQKVSHLNSVGSDYEPKPDPEFMYMFYETFNLEPMPKLISTIDQIYSLFILPDPEPKPKPEMDPEQESKFISLLSQIYSIFAIKTNAELELRGGPEELPKFKSFISLTKQLMSLISSLDLETEPEPESEFISVVSCIKQIISFAHSISNSEPDFISSTTEMFRLISSIDLEEEPPMKLAALFQHTLSLLYSMDRDSELIILIGKIISVIDRTDSEPEAEWGLEQLISLSPQTKVKLVQGKFHVTGKIERTSKEKGRCQPKNKHRLYLESGEDASHFLCKDCNGEDHVECEKTPVEVKHLLHPKHSLQLVLQKSSITQTRKCFCCDEDLKLIFYYCTVCDYAMNIACAEKPPVLFIDHPKWHADTLALFPRQAFLTCNVCAVADSSSPIYMCPPCDFVVHLKCISLPRVIRISRHQHRISFTTSFDEGDWSCGVCRKTIDNDYGGYSCIKDGCSYAAHSRCATQKNVWDGIYLEGVPEEIEEEEVEPFVTISKGVIHHFSHQNHHLRLDENEGRVYDENKICQACIMPIYFGNFFSCMQCDYILQ, encoded by the coding sequence ATGATTCAAATAATCTCTATGGTCAGCTCATTGGATTTGAATACGCAGCCGAAGCCGCAGTCGAAGCTCATGTCACTCATTACAGAAACAATCTCCCTCTTCAACTCCATGAATTTGGATTCCCAGCCGGAGCCGCTAAGGAAGCTTGTATCACTCAGTATTCAAAAAGTATCTCACCTTAATTCTGTAGGTTCCGATTATGAGCCGAAGCCGGATCCAGAGTTCATGTACATGTTCTATGAAACATTCAACCTTGAGCCGATGCCAAAGCTTATATCAACCATCGATCAAATATACTCCCTCTTTATCTTGCCAGATCCAGAGCCAAAACCGAAGCCGGAGATGGATCCAGAGCAAGAGTCAAAGTTCATATCACTCCTTTCTCAAATATACTCAATCTTTGCGATTAAGACAAATGCGGAGTTGGAGTTGCGGGGTGGGCCGGAGGAGTTgccaaaatttaaatcattcaTATCACTTACCAAACAACTAATGTCTCTCATTAGTTCTCTAGATTTGGAGACGGAGCCGGAGCCAGAGTCGGAGTTCATTTCAGTAGTATCATGCATTAAGCAAATAATCTCTTTTGCCCACTCTATATCAAACTCGGAACCAGATTTCATATCAAGCACAACTGAAATGTTCCGTCTCATTAGCTCTATAGATCTGGAAGAGGAGCCACCGATGAAGCTAGCGGCACTTTTTCAACACAcgctttctcttctctactcAATGGATCGGGATTCAGAGCTCATAATCCTCATTGGTAAAATAATATCTGTCATCGATCGTACGGATTCGGAGCCGGAGGCCGAATGGGGGCTGGAACAGCTTATTTCCTTGTCCCCTCAAACTAAAGTAAAACTTGTACAAGGAAAATTTCATGTAACGGGGAAAATCGAGCGGACGAGCAAAGAAAAGGGAAGATGTcaacccaaaaacaaacatagacTCTACCTAGAAAGCGGAGAAGATGCTTCCCACTTTCTTTGCAAAGATTGCAACGGCGAGGACCATGTAGAATGTGAAAAGACACCGGTTGAGGTAAAACACCTTCTTCATCCAAAGCATTCTCTCCAGCTTGTTTTGCAGAAGTCGTCGATAACTCAAACCAGAAAATGCTTTTGTTGTGATGAAGATCtcaaattgatattttattattgcACGGTTTGCGATTATGCTATGAATATAGCTTGTGCAGAGAAGCCACCAGTCTTATTTATAGACCATCCCAAGTGGCATGCAGATACACTTGCTCTGTTTCCAAGACAAGCTTTCTTAACCTGCAATGTATGTGCTGTGGCCGATTCCAGCTCCCCTATCTATATGTGTCCCCCTTGTGATTTTGTGGTTCATCTAAAATGTATCAGCTTACCACGTGTCATAAGGATATCTCGCCATCAACATCGTATCTCTTTCACCACTTCTTTCGACGAAGGAGATTGGTCTTGTGGTGTTTGTCGGAAAACAATCGACAACGATTATGGGGGTTATTCTTGTATCAAGGACGGTTGTTCATATGCAGCACATTCAAGATGtgccacacaaaaaaatgtgtgggaTGGCATATATCTTGAGGGAGTGCcagaagagattgaagaagaagaagttgagcCGTTTGTGACAATAAGCAAAGGAGTAATACACCATTTTAGTCATCAGAATCATCATTTGAGGCTTGATGAGAACGAAGGCAGAGTTTACGACGAAAATAAGATATGTCAAGCATGCATCATGCCCATCTATTTCGGTAACTTCTTCTCATGTATGCAATGTGATTATATTCTCCAATGA